The genomic stretch ccgctactcgatgctagatgtcgtaccaaaactgatgtatggagtgagcactcgtCTTACTATATTTTTCTCTATGCCGTCGCTATCATTTTGATACTGACTACACAGTGTCATCTACTTTATTGTCAAACTCAGGGGCACAATTTTTACACATCCTTTATACTgccttaaggtggttctccttgctcgattttcatacaactttcttggcaccctagctcctattatatagggtttcttcacttgtatatgtaatgtttgggtagtatatatatttctgtcttcgcttaacgtaaaaaaatactagattttgattaaaattattaagaaaaaagcctttgaatattggtaaaattttgcctcattgcttgtttgtgtgagtgatgctgatagtatcggtgtaattctaacatggcgacttcatttgacaagcaatcatttttaatttgtcaaaggtgtaacagatggcactttaaaaccgcaacacagattacctgtgtattttgttttattttcactcaatattagagggaggtatatttaatgcacaaagcatgttacgagtatacctactcatttaagaatctcctttctgatataatttcattcccagatttaatataacttaataattattatgattattacacaataaaatacatttatatatttatagaaaggtcagtccaaacaatcattcgcgttacggtcgtccaccgaaaacccttgtgaattctgctttcgtttcggtaaatgttctctggaaaagcctatatttattgtaacaatgatttttaaactaaaatacctggctatatttttctcaaaaatatataggtatgtggagaaaaatgtcatcttcttgtaaataaacaagattctataatatcttctgcttgtgcataacaataacattagtagatgatatttttagggttccgtacccaaagggtaaaacgggaccctattactaagacttcgctgtccgtccgtctgtccgtctgtctgtcaccaggctgtatctcacgaaccgtgagagctagacagttgaaattttcacagatgatgtcatttctgttgccgctatgacaacaaatactaaaaacagaataaaataaagatttaaatggggctcccatacaacaaacgtgatttttgaccaaagttaagcaacgtcgggagtggtcagtacttggatgggtaaccgtttttttttttgctttttttttgtttttttttttgcattatggtacggaacccttcgtgcgcgagtccgactcgcacttgcctggttttttttcaaaaatgctgcctttcacccgagttaaaacactctacttttcatttcgcatacgaggaaagtaaaatgcatgtgttttttttaatacatttttatagtaggtatttttgagagtaggtattttcaattaacaatttggccaaaagtaatttatggaatggggagtcaaatatcaaaatggaaattgtataacaaatccatttatacccaaatttcaattgcttattgtaaaaagaataataaaatcgtacttggaattggaacctaaactgctctactgcagaaacgtatcatttcctgcacaccttttacaacaacaatgaccctctttcatatattcggtcaaattgtgttttttaaaaaactaattatatccagccttttatgaatgtagtatgataccttagggtatggtgctttacgcacactagcgtcccttcccctccccctgacgcaaccccccctttttgcatgaaatatgtcccggttcacagttttttacattttttgaggaaagtatacattttaggaaaaaagtgtcaatgaaataaataatccttaataaattcttaataaaaaaggtcatattaattttttttatatgatgcaccatattcatgtattagcttgttaactgacaagtttagcgcgaaatccaaatgttctatgaacgatatcccttcgcgcctacatttttcaaatttgccgcctttttctactgacaagatctgcttgaccagctatacttcgtcgatagttgacttcttatgtacctattctgcgatcctaattagcctcatgcatgactttttttaaataattttaatcagtacatatttatatcctttgaaaaccggaaaataaaaatacttttataaatcttcccataatattattaaaaaataattaaaatactgaaaatattttactcacgtaagtttagtttcgaagaataacatacgcttaaaatgaTTCAAAAgaaaatgctaaaattataaaatgaaaaaaaattggctatgtcggggtttgaaccatgtatatatatatatatatagtcctcctcatcgttttcgatgacggcgacggatcttagctacaatctgatttttttcaaaatagaggctacgggtgccacgagcacatgacagattatggtcgaaaacattagttgcttctgaatgccttgtaattcttcatcgttgctcaaacaagagtttattatttaatttccaatcttttttcaacaataaacatttcatccgctgcgccctctaggttactttactgtaacattacgaatctgctgacatttgacactgactttaaggtgactttaagtacgtaagtgtgcgtgaatgcaagaaattgcaatattttgcagttggattccgataataacgcaatgagacaatgttgagttgaacatgtctcgatttggatgtagtattttttatagttttcggacatatcaacacatcttatgaaactttgtattttgggagaaatagtggaaatccacaattcgtgcacagtgacgccatcttttggctgataatcggcatcccatccctagacatccaccttaagctGAATAGCGCTATCttaaaaacttaattaattTGAAAATCAAATTATCAGTTATAAACTAATGCAGCTATAAGAtagcaatgaattttcttttgagatagcgctatttGGCTTGGCAGGGCAATATAATAAAGGTTGGTGTAGGTCTTGCAGTTTAGAGATGCGAATGGTAAATgatgttatgatgatgatgatgacagtattataataattatgtagatataaattaaaaaatggttCATTAGAGAAGAATAAAAATACGCTTATCAATTCGcatatgtaatttattttacaataaaaatacacgcATTACAAACCGCACTCATTTGGGGCCAAAtctattttgtttaaaatatatttacaacgAAGTAAGACTAACTAAAGTTACTTGAGATGGCTTTCATATACAATACAttacatacaatataatatCAGTCCACATCACAAGTGTATAAATATCCAAGAGCTGCGTTCATCGAATTTCGACTTTATTCCCTTAGATTAGAGTTGACAGTATACACGTcaatgaaatataaaaaaatctgcACATTTTGTACAGCGCGCATAACTTATCTTATAAGCTAAGTTGCTAAAATATTTATAACCACTATGTTGGATAAATTAATAGGTTTTaccagtacagtcgccatcagatatatcggagcggccaaggtgttcacaatatctgaacacgcactctaacgccttgacaatagaggcgtgttcaggtttttgtgagcaccttggccgctccgatatatctgatggcgactgtacaattacAACGATTTCTCCAAAATATTGATGAGCatgaatttaataattattttagctgttcagcagaataaaatatttaaaaaagtttgtaATTATTGTTTTGAATTTCTAATGCCGTAggctttttttataaatctaagATTTTCGGACTTACAAAAAATGCAGTTTAGTGTCAGTCAGCTAATTAGTGTCCCGTTTTAACATATTGAATAGAGTTATTTTTGTTTTCGACTAAAATGTTGAAGATGGAATCTTTCTAGCATCCAGAATTCTGGTTCATACCCAATTAAAACATGAATTCAAAACATTGACAGATAGGTTAGCCAAAATAGTTTACGTTTTGAGCCAAACATTAGGTGTCTATATAATGTTACACAGTGGTGGCAAGAAATAACACTAGAAACGAGTTAAAGCTGAACTTATGTGACTATGATTATAAAAaagtatacaataaaatttaccaCTGATTTGCCCGtccatttaaaaaaagaaaattaaccACGTGACTATTCAGCTAATTCGTATCAGCTAAGTGGCAGACTCTtagtttattatacatatatacctttatttcaatacctaaactgtcaaattataatttatatattttaacgcCAACAAATCCTTTAGCAGGCGGCCACAAAAAATGCTCTGACCAAACTGAATACTGACGCTCAGAGCGTAAAAACAAATATTCATCTTTCTTTATGAATGCCACGAAGTCACGAATTTTTTTGGTATTCATAATGTAAAGAAAGTTTCACTAAGTTATAGCGCCAAACGCGAATTCGCCGGGAGCGTATTTTGTGGCCGTATTTGTAATTTTCTTTGCATTTAGGTTTCTAGCGCTAAGAAAAAGTTTTCAGCAGTAATTTTTACTAAAATACTTCACAATTACCCACATTCACACCTTTATCGATGAATATGAATTACTACGATATagaataattatatacataataaataaatacgtagcttcgagagcatttcGAAAGATTCGAAGTTCTACTAATCATTAGGCCGGTCCTACTACTCGATGTCCGTTTACGTACAATAATAGTTATATAGTTAATACAATAATTGACGTATCGCATATATTTACAGGAAATATAGATACTAGCTTCGATTAAATACAAGTTTAAGAGTAGTTAGGGTCCTATAGGAACCCAAAATCACTCTATGTTAAAATTACGCAATCGCACTGGATCGTTCGCCACATGAATACGTCAGTTGCCTGTGTGACTGCGCCATTACAATATGTGAACTTTTGAACGAAAAAAGTTACAAGTAAATTACGACGAATAAAGGAAAcgcaaaatgtaattttatttagcGCTTTCTGAGagatgtacagtcgacgtcaaagagatctttacgactaacgttacaaaaaattatttacacgactttattgtcatagcatttaggtcgtgtaaacatttttttgttactttggctgtaaatttctctttgacgtcgactgtacagtcaaagaattcaATTTCCTACCCATTTTGGACTTAGTCACATcaacaatagtatgaggtctctagcgactttcatattgattgtcactgtgacaaagtacgaaatgggccagaaattaaattattttgacGTTCTTCACAaccgcgttactggcctgaattaacTATTAATCgcttgtctttatctgtcattttaatttatgtttttgtaagaaagggataaaacgttaattttaattaaccttaaatgcatgatttactctttttgcccgaaattaatatatgtatcacataattgtCTGCCGATTCTGGgaataatagtaaaaaaaaaatataacttcgattttcactgcgaaatcaaTGTTAGAAGGtgaattggctaaatcatatttatgtaaatatgtaattttcagtaatagatatatgattttttCTTTACTACGATtagaaaggtacactatttgtgatataactatgataaagtttttaaatataaaataattacaaaccccgaaaacaccgttcaaaatcacatactaaaaattatcaacttCTGGATTTTTCCAAGCTTTCCgacttttcgtcttaaaacgaatgtaatttttataaattaaaaatattgcataaatttaacccttaaatcatcACTCTACTACTTGACGTTTGGTATAAAGGTGCGTTCAAGAACAGaagcctttttttttaaatctgtgagctgtctaatgctttgtagacatttggcaacactatgcatttaagggttaaatcaggcccgtagttttatgaataaagggaCTTGACTGTACCGTCCAGAAGAAAATTTTTGAGGGTACTGTGGAAAAGTTGCTAGCAAGATTCTATGTGgaatatactatactatacataAGTTACATAACCACCTTTTCGTACGCAGTGTCGGTTACACGAACAACTATAATCTTATTTTCTATACACATATACTTATCGGCAGGTACATGAATGATTATCGTTCTCGTATTTTCTAGAGAATATGATatgtttcatatatttttatatttacgcTCATGATTAAGGCTTAGTTTGTGTAAATAGTACTAAAGTAACAAGTGATTTATTTACATCATATTTACAGTGCAACGGCGGTAGAAATAGTTTAtcatttgtttattatatgttacttataacaaaaaaaagaaatgagtctaaATCAGAACTCCAAAACATGCGTAtgcaattatataaaaaaaaccctaattttGTGTCTCTCTGAAAAGGTTTCTGTTATGATTCAATCAGAAATTGCCTTTATCGATATCCATCTAAGGTATATTTTGCTTGATAACGTcacaattaattttaataattcaatgatTGTTTCTTAGAAATCAACAGAAATAGtttaggtataatgtatggtcGGCCGTTATAAAACAGGTGATACTTATGACTaatacaaaatagttataaataattatatttacaaaactgaaataaaatttataagtaaacaatttcagCACATCAAGGATGGGCATAAAAATCTTTCTATCTGATCTATAATTTTGGGAATAATTTCATAGTAAATTCTGAGATTCGAAGCATTATTACTCTTTAGAGTATCATAAGTTAGGAATATATCTAATATTTTTAGACACATAAACACAACAATGTTCATACATTATTCATTGTCACCTTTTGACGAACGAGTGTTATAATAATTGTCTTGTAATAGatcaattcgagttttagttatttgatcTGTTACCGATATTATACTGAACTGTCAttatcaaaagtgacatttattcaaccaaaaacgtcacataACACTGACAGATGTATCATATCGGTAAGATATCGAATGACTAACACTCATATTGGCCTATATGTATCGATTTGCCCCACCACGCCTATGAACACTAACTCCAcgcgtaaaaaaatatatttgttcgAATTTGATAGCTAAACGAGAAGGCGCTACAACATGGCAAAAAAGagaagaaattaaaaagtggcaacactgtaatgTCGTCCCGTTTTCCTATATAGATTGGTTTGAAAGGGCCGACACTACAGtgctgccactttttaatttctactcttttttgccaagctgtatgtCTCCGTACATTAGCGGGTTACCATCataagttgacgtttgacaattcgGTGaccataaaacatatggcactgtgcagcgccatctgtttcGGCTATCAAACTACGGGGCTTTTTTCACCTCAATATTACAATCCATAACTCTGACTTTCATGGATGGTATTAGCTCGAATTGCTACCGACGAATATGATAATAGCAGATTATAAGGTTATAAACCGACCTTAGTCTCGAGTGGTAATATGACCTTGAACGACGTCACAACTTCACAACAGACTTATCCCGCCTTCTTAGAGATAATTTCTTGAAAAAACTTAATTTCCATAGCAATATACTTTAGTGGCCAGTTTCAAAAGAATTACTCCGCAGAAAGAGACGATAAGGTCACTATAAACCGACCTTAGCCACAAACGCCTCAAACAGCTCAGCGACCCGTCATCATAACCTGACGTCATCATCTTCACACTCCTCGCTCAACACCAGCTCCTCAAAGGTCATGCCGTCCAGCGTCATACTGACGGAGCTGATGCTGCGGAACAAGGCTTCCGAGTCAAGGTCATCGGGGAGCTTCGTGAGGAACTGGGCGGCCGAGATGAAGTCCATGTCTCGGAGCTCGTCTTGGTATAAGTGGAGGATTCCTGgaacaaataataaaactaattttagaaagcttttcttacctacctacatacctacctacctggaTACCTACTACAAATTCGATTGGACGGTTTCCAAAGGTCTCAGGTTCAAGTCCTGTGGAAAGCGGTGAATTCTACCATTTTGCCTTTAAGGGGCTAccctcgatttttgacaagttttgaatcgtaccttatggcggttggcgctaacactattattaacgccgatCCAATATTatagcggcgctatgcgacgtaagcgccagccgccataaggtaccttttccgcggaacgtcacatatgctGACGCTCAGAAGACGCTTGTGTGGGGTATGGTGTGGTGTATATCATATACTTAGCGCCGTGTTGAAGAGGAAGGCGCCGCCGTCGCGATGGAACACGTCCCACACGCGGCAGGCGGCGTCGAGCGGCATGGCCTTGGCGAACGCCGTGTACAGCCACTCGAGCAGGTACAGCTGGCCAGCCAGTGGACGGCAGGTTGTGCTTGAGGAGCCGGGTGTACGCACGCCAGGTGTTTATAacaggatatcatcatcatcaagtaTACCTAGCGCCGTGTTGAAGAGGAAGGCGCCGCCGTCGCGATGGAACACGTCCCACACGCGGCAGGCGGCGTCGAGCGGCATGGCCTTGGCGAACGCCGTGTACAGCCACTCCAGCAGGTACAGCTCCGGCGCCAGCGTGTCCGCCAGCGACGGCAGGTTGTGCCTGAGGAGCCGGGTGTACGCACGCCAGAAGCGCTGGAAACACCAATTGATAACGGTCAATACTCTTCGGTTAAGACACTCGATTCACTTAAAAATATCCGCCATCGCAGGTATTTACTTTAATGCCATACTAATAGATTATCAGGAACACTAAACAGTTGGATGTGATAGTTTTGCTTGttgattgttaaaaaaaataaccagTACTTGGTATgccaaaaaaccggccaagtgcgagtcggagtcgcACACGAAGGAAGGGTTCcggtaccattacgcaaaaagaacagcaaaaaaaaaacacgtttgttaaATGAGAGCCCCAgcacataaatatttattttattttgtttttagtatttgttgttataatagcggcaacaaaaatacatcatctgtgaaaatttcaactgtctagctgtcacggttcaagGGATACAccctggtaacagacagacaaccatacggacagtggagtcttagtaataggatcccgtttttaacctttgggtacggaaccctaaaaaggcgaaAAACTGTGGCACAAAGTACTCAAAGATTGTCCGGCCACGTTAagtttacatttaaataaatattaacggATCCAGATGTTAATAATGCTTACCTGCATAGTGTTGCCGTCGCGGGTAAAAGCTGCCCGGAGCACTGGTTGCTCCAGCAGATTAGCGAAGCAAACGAACGCACACGGCGCTTCCATATTTAAGATCAGCACAGCCGCGATAAATGACATACCCTGCGAACAAAAATGGTTCGACATCAGTATTGACTCACTACATTACtgaaaataactatttcaaCTAGTCAAAaagttgtaaaaaataaaagtattgaCTTGTTTGTATGACCAAAACAACTTATATTTTAGGACATCAAACAGCTAATCCATGGTAGTAAGAGACGCGGGGCTGTGACGTGTATTATGATGAATCCACCTACTTTATTTCCGACTTAATAATGTGTTTACCTTTGTTTTTTCTGCGTATTTTCATGactattgtaaaataattgtatttaccAAAAGGAAACGACACTAACCAATTAGAAAAACAGCGTACTTATGCATTATCACGGGCGAATCTAAATGAGGAGAACATAACTAACCTGTACATAACCAACGTCGGGACGATAGCACACATAAGCCGCCAGCAGCTCATGGAGCACCGTAAAATACGGCCCACCCGGTTGAAATATACACAACTGTGGAAACGTCCGCGCTATATCCAGCTCTATCAACTCCATGGAACACTCATCACTCCTCTCTATCAGGTCTGGATTGGATTTCGAACAGCACTTAGGAGTCGTATCACTGTGACATTTTAAATTCTGCTCGCTAAAATTCCTTGGTAGACCTAAGCGGTCCTTATCTTCAGTCTTTTTCTCTGATTCTCTGTGGATCTTCAACCGTTTTCTCCTTAGTTGTGCTTCGTGTAGCCGTTGTTTGGCCTTCTCGACGAACTCGCGGTAGTGGTGGTGGGTGATTTGTAGTTTATTCTCGATGGCGAGCTGCCAGACCTTGCCTCGGATGGAGGGGGGGAGACCGCTCCACCACAGTTCTTGGGTGCGCTTTGCGTTTTTTCTGGAATAGAGAAGGGAGATTGAGTGAAGTAACACAAAAATGTCTGATAGTCCAAAACAGGGATTGACTGGAAAAGTAGAAAGTACGGTATTATCCTTAGTCAGACGGTAGGTACTTTTATCCATTGTCGTCCTTTGGTACGTcaataggagcattccatgggCTATCCCGTACAAACGCAGTTTATTTCCTGttttgcgacttttttttcggcatttaaagcaggcgattatttttctctgcttatttttgaccatttgtcatagaaaaggaaactcttatacgtgaaaatcttcagaaaattcgcgtttgtacgggacaaacggtagacaatttcatggaatgctccaatagTCTATAATTAGAATTACCAACGGGACTAAATGGGCACATTGTAATCGAAAGTTCGGTCGGTAATGCTCACAACAATAAAAGAAAAGAGatacaaataggtaggtacttcagtAATTGTTTTGACCAATAGCTATACATTCGTTTCCCGActatatttttcctacatattGAAACCGTAGTAATTTCTAGAGCTTAATATCGCCTGAAacgaataggtacctacgtatttaatttactcgTACATTATCTGCACGTCACACGTAATAACATCCGGCAATATTTATTCTCGTGATATAAAACTGCGTAATTAGCCCACGTTAACTAATGACAGCATAAATAAGGATAAAAACATCAACAGATGAACTCATTTCTATACATTTAGATACACTTTTCCTGTGTCAAAACAGGGCAACAAACAATGAACATTGAACAAAATGGAAAAGAGAGAGTGTATTTCTTACTGCGGCTCGAGAACATTGTGTGCGCAAGAAAAGAATTATGACAGCGATTAGTATCGCTCCTTGTCATGAGATCttcactgtttgtatagtcaaTGGTAGCGTGGACTCTGACAAAGATTAAGAGCTCCTCATTCCGATTCTGTCAATAAGTAATTGTTAGAAAGTTAAAGGTTAACATTGTGGCAATCTATGTATCTTGTCTCTCTGCAGAGACATGTGTTCGGAGCAACAGCGTTAACTCTGATACATTAGTACTACAGCAGTCGCCATCCTATATCCACTTAAAGCCAATTCACTTTAGCCAATCAATATTATTCTTTGTATGCGTGGTCTTAAACAATATATTATTTAGCCGTGTCTTGATAATATCCGTATATTTTATATTGACTTTTATAAAACTATAGATAACCAACTCACTGCGCGGGCCAGTCGGGCAGGATGGCCTGCCACTCGCGCGCATGCCGCTCCTCCTGCCGCAGCGACTCTTGCAGCCGCGCGAGCCTTGCCGCCGACTCTCGTTAGTATAGTAGAGTGAACTCACTGCGCGGGCCAGTCGGGCAGGATGGCCTGCCACTCGCGCGCATGCCGCGCTAGCCGCTCCTCCTGCCGCAGCGACTCTTGCAGCCGCGCGAGCCTTGCCGCCGACTCTCGTTAGTATAGTAGAGTGAACTCACTGCGCGGGCCAGTCGGGCAGGAT from Cydia fagiglandana chromosome 11, ilCydFagi1.1, whole genome shotgun sequence encodes the following:
- the LOC134669077 gene encoding TBC1 domain family member 12-like: MASPCQKGGMRLSEALDNMQLAYNPITKQLHFVSPKVEKPSEDTSDDLDKLSKKSSFSDEGNFSISTCEKSDTSDSPKSTLNWGGSVSGHKRGKDGGSFSSTVSSLSECSLGSSASKEDIGEVTSDQEQAKLKKKGLSGFFSRGVFPWKSSSSSKTSTSPTSTPSWRLFGSRSSGNLQREPAPAPPAPATPHHHRRQGSSASDKQFEDLVASSIALIQHDRPSNLPAKTTEEALRHKAEHARILEAARRRVERESAARLARLQESLRQEERLARHAREWQAILPDWPAQKNAKRTQELWWSGLPPSIRGKVWQLAIENKLQITHHHYREFVEKAKQRLHEAQLRRKRLKIHRESEKKTEDKDRLGLPRNFSEQNLKCHSDTTPKCCSKSNPDLIERSDECSMELIELDIARTFPQLCIFQPGGPYFTVLHELLAAYVCYRPDVGYVQGMSFIAAVLILNMEAPCAFVCFANLLEQPVLRAAFTRDGNTMQRFWRAYTRLLRHNLPSLADTLAPELYLLEWLYTAFAKAMPLDAACRVWDVFHRDGGAFLFNTALGILHLYQDELRDMDFISAAQFLTKLPDDLDSEALFRSISSVSMTLDGMTFEELVLSEECEDDDVRL